The sequence TGTTGATGCGTATCGGGATCAAGGCTTTCTGCCGGAGGCGCTGTGCAACTACCTGTTGCGCCTCGGCTGGAGTCACGGCGACGACGAGGTCATCTCGCGTGACGAGGCTGTCGCTTGGTTCGATCTGCCCGCGGTCGGCCGCTCCGCCGCACGGTTTGATTTCGCCAAGCTCGGAAATCTGAACGGCGTCTATATGCGCGGGAGTGATCCACGACGGATCGCCGACCTTGCGATTGCCGAACTGGCGAAGCGGCTGGGCCGCGAAATCGCTCCCGCAGGTCGGGAGCGAATCCGGCTCGGCATCGATGCCTTGCGCCAGCGGGCGAAAACGATCGTCGAGCTGGCCGAAGCCGCGGCATTCTACGCCGTGGACTCGCCGATCGCGTTGTCCCCGGCGGCTCGTGCCTTGCTGACACATACGGCCCGAGCCCACCTGCAGCGGCTTCGCGGTGTGCTGGACGATCCCGCGGCATGGACGGCGGCCAGCATCGAAGATCGGGTTCGGCGTTACGCCACGGACGTGAAGGACGGGGGGGTGCCACTGAAGGAGGTCGCGCAGCCACTGCGCGCCGCGCTGACGGGCACGACCGTCTCTCCGCCGGTCTTCGAGGTCATGCAAATCCTAGGTCAGAAAGAAACGCTTACCAGACTTGATGACGTATTGAACCCGCAAGACACGACGCCATGCGCGGACGATACCGCAGTGCCGGTCCAATGACCGCAGACGGCCGTCTCTTGATGAATGCTCTGATGTTTGATTAACGAAGGGAACGTTACTGATGAGTGAGACGCCATCGGCTCCCGAGTCCAGCAATCACACCGTCACGCTGATCGACAATGCGAACGGTCGTCGCTATGAACTGCCCGTGCTCAAGGGCACGACGGGTCCGGACGTGATCGACGTTCGCAAGCTTTACTCCGATACCGGCTACTTCACCTTCGATCCCGGCTACACCTCGACCGGAAGTTGTGAATCGTCGATCACGTACATTGATGGCGACAAAGGTGTCCTGCTCTATCGCGGCTACCCGATCGAGAATCTCGCGGAGCACTCCGACTTCATGGAAGTCTGCTACCTGCTGCTCTATGGAGACCTGCCGACAGCCGAACAAAAGCGCAAGTTCGAGCATGACATCACCTACCACACGATGGTGCACGAACAGATGCACAAGTTCATCGAGGGGCTGCGCCGCGATTCGCACCCAATGGCGGTGATGGTCGGCATGGTCGGCGCGCTTTCGGCCTTTTACCACGACTCGACGGACATCACCAATCCGCGTCACCGGATGATTGCCTCCTACCGGATGATCGCCAAGATGCCGACGCTGGCGACGTGGGCATTCAAGTATTCGCTCGGACAGCCGTTCATCTATCCGCGCAACGATCTGCGCTATTCCGAGAACTTCCTGCACATGATGTTCTCGACGCCGTGCGAGCCTTACAAGGTCAACCCGGTGCTCGCCAAGGCGATGGACCGCATCCTCATCCTGCACGCCGATCACGAGCAGAACGCCTCGACCTCGACCGTCCGCCTCGCCGGATCGAGCGGCGCCAACCCGTTCGCGTGCATCGCCGCCGGCATTGCCTCGCTGTGGGGTCCCGCCCACGGCGGCGCCAACGAGGCGGTGCTGAAAATGCTGGCGGAGATCGGCGATAAGAGCCGGGTTCCCGACTACGTCAAGCGCGCCAAGGACAAGGACGATCCGTTCCGGCTCATGGGGTTCGGTCACCGCGTCTATCACAACTACGATCCCCGCGCCCGGATCATGCGCCAGACCTGCAACGAAGTGCTGGATGAACTGGGCGTACGCGATGAGCCCCTGCTCGATCTGGCCATGGAGCTCGAGCGGATCGCTCTCGACGACGATTACTTCGTCAGCAAGAAGCTTTATCCGAACGTCGACTTCTATTCCGGGATCATCTTCCGGGCGATGGGCATTCCCGTATCGATGTTCACCGTCCTGTTCGCGGTCGCGCGCACCGTCGGCTGGGTTGCCCAGTGGAACGAGATGATCGAGGATCCAACGCAGAAGATCGGCCGGCCGCGTCAGCTCTACGCCGGTCCGGCTCGTCGTGATTTTCGGCATCTTGCCGAGCGCGGCTGAACGTAAGGCGTATGGCGGCTCCGGCCGCCATCGCTGGCCCGCCGCCCTGCCCCGCCTTGTCCCTTGATCTGAATCGCCGCCCGGATGGCGCGTTTCAAGTCGCCCATTGAGGGGCGCTGAAGGCCGGCTGCGTTACATAGCCACCATGAAGCACGCTTCGCAGAACGTGGTTTGTGGGGCGTGGTCTAGCTGTCGCGGATCATTGCCGTATAGACGGCCTCGGCGACCGTGGTTCCATCCACCTGCGCACAACCACTGAAGCGCCATACCGAACCGCGATGGCGCTGTTTTTCAACCAGGATGCGTATGGTATCGCCGGGAACGACCGGCTTTCGGAACCGGGCCTGATCGATCGACATAAAGTAGGTCAGGCGTCCTTCCTTCTCCGGCCCCAGGGTCTTGACCACCAGCACCGCCGCC is a genomic window of Rhodospirillales bacterium containing:
- the gltA gene encoding citrate (Si)-synthase, which codes for MSETPSAPESSNHTVTLIDNANGRRYELPVLKGTTGPDVIDVRKLYSDTGYFTFDPGYTSTGSCESSITYIDGDKGVLLYRGYPIENLAEHSDFMEVCYLLLYGDLPTAEQKRKFEHDITYHTMVHEQMHKFIEGLRRDSHPMAVMVGMVGALSAFYHDSTDITNPRHRMIASYRMIAKMPTLATWAFKYSLGQPFIYPRNDLRYSENFLHMMFSTPCEPYKVNPVLAKAMDRILILHADHEQNASTSTVRLAGSSGANPFACIAAGIASLWGPAHGGANEAVLKMLAEIGDKSRVPDYVKRAKDKDDPFRLMGFGHRVYHNYDPRARIMRQTCNEVLDELGVRDEPLLDLAMELERIALDDDYFVSKKLYPNVDFYSGIIFRAMGIPVSMFTVLFAVARTVGWVAQWNEMIEDPTQKIGRPRQLYAGPARRDFRHLAERG
- the fabZ gene encoding 3-hydroxyacyl-ACP dehydratase FabZ, translating into MDADAKIMTGEVIDLHGIQRMIPHRYPMLMIEKMVDVVPNVRATGLKNVSINEWFFQGHFPSEPVMPGVLIIEAMAQTAAVLVVKTLGPEKEGRLTYFMSIDQARFRKPVVPGDTIRILVEKQRHRGSVWRFSGCAQVDGTTVAEAVYTAMIRDS